One window from the genome of Solea solea chromosome 13, fSolSol10.1, whole genome shotgun sequence encodes:
- the LOC131470828 gene encoding neurexophilin 1, whose amino-acid sequence MRRHCGHRGMRSTCVCDATLLVLLLLLSIISLVTCAVSPSSGSSDLRESSKPKVKTYWTESSKAFSISRLLSQSLGDKDNFTSLDLSYEDADAFSKQEQWNWLHTASNHRDPRSRTKRRPIVKTGKFKKMFGWGDFHSNIKTVKLNLLITGKIVDHGNGTFSVYFRHNSTGQGNVSVGLVPPTKAVEFQVHQQHHQYRQQQQQQQTALETKDTKLFNCRVEYEKVEKGTRNSLCAHDPSQSCPQEQTQSHVSWLCSKPFKVICIFITFYSTDYKLVQKVCPDYNYHSDTPYLPTG is encoded by the exons ATGAGGAGACACTGTGGACACAGAGGCATGAGGAGCACATGTGTATGTGACGCCaccctcctcgtcctcctgctgctgctgtcaatcATCTCTCTG GTCACCTGTGCTGTTTCTCCAAGTTCAGGAAGTTCGGACTTAAGAGAGAGCTCAAAACCCAAAGTGAAGACGTACTGGACCGAAAGCAGCAAGGCGTTCTCCATCAGCCGCCTGCTCTCACAGTCGCTCGGCGACAAAGACAACTTCACCTCGCTGGATCTGAGCTACGAAGACGCAGACGCCTTCTCCAAACAGGAGCAGTGGAACTGGCTTCACACCGCCTCCAACCACCGCGACCCTCGATCCAGGACCAAGCGGAGGCCGATCGTCAAGACCGGCAAGTTCAAGAAGATGTTCGGCTGGGGCGACTTTCACTCCAACATCAAGACGGTGAAGCTCAACCTGCTCATCACCGGTAAAATCGTGGATCACGGCAACGGCACGTTCAGCGTCTACTTCCGCCACAACTCAACGGGTCAGGGCAACGTTTCTGTGGGACTTGTTCCTCCGACAAAGGCTGTGGAGTTCCAGGTTCACCAGCAGCACCATCAGtaccggcagcagcagcagcagcagcagacggcGCTGGAGACCAAGGATACCAAGCTCTTCAACTGCAGGGTGGAGTACGAGAAGGTGGAGAAAGGCACCAGGAACTCGCTGTGCGCCCACGACCCGTCGCAGAGTTGCCCGCAGGAGCAGACGCAGAGCCACGTGTCCTGGCTCTGCTCCAAACCCTTCAAGGTCATCTGCATCTTCATCACCTTCTACAGCACCGACTACAAGCTGGTGCAGAAGGTGTGTCCAGACTACAACTACCACAGCGACACCCCCTACCTGCCCACCGGGTGA